Proteins encoded by one window of Sorangium aterium:
- a CDS encoding ATP-dependent Clp protease proteolytic subunit, whose amino-acid sequence MTRRVETRTQAIEFLEREKAYILPTVTEVTHRGEREWNIFSRLLKDRIVFIGTEIDDFVANAVIAQFLFLESEDPEKEIQVYINSPGGVVTSGLAMYDTMQYVRCPVSTMCIGQAASMGAVLLGAGRKGRRFALPHARMMIHQPLGGARGQATDIEIQAREIKKIKETLIDILVDATGKNRDELAKDIERDFYLSATQAKEYGLIDEVFPKRNK is encoded by the coding sequence ATGACCCGACGAGTCGAAACCCGCACCCAAGCCATCGAGTTTCTCGAACGCGAGAAGGCCTACATCCTCCCGACGGTCACCGAGGTGACCCACCGCGGCGAGCGGGAGTGGAACATCTTCAGCCGTCTCCTCAAGGATCGCATCGTCTTCATCGGCACGGAAATCGACGACTTCGTCGCGAACGCCGTGATCGCGCAGTTCCTCTTCCTGGAGAGCGAGGATCCCGAGAAGGAGATCCAGGTCTACATCAACAGCCCGGGCGGCGTCGTGACGTCGGGGCTCGCCATGTACGACACGATGCAGTACGTGCGTTGCCCGGTGTCGACGATGTGCATCGGCCAGGCCGCGTCGATGGGCGCCGTGCTGCTCGGCGCCGGCCGCAAGGGTCGGCGCTTCGCGCTGCCGCACGCGCGGATGATGATCCACCAGCCGCTCGGCGGCGCGCGCGGTCAGGCGACGGACATCGAGATCCAGGCGCGCGAGATCAAGAAGATCAAGGAGACGCTGATCGACATCCTCGTCGACGCGACCGGCAAGAACCGGGACGAGCTGGCGAAGGACATCGAGCGCGACTTCTACCTGAGCGCGACGCAGGCCAAGGAGTATGGCCTGATCGACGAGGTCTTCCCGAAGCGGAACAAGTAG